One Pseudanabaena sp. ABRG5-3 DNA segment encodes these proteins:
- a CDS encoding ABC transporter permease — MQGTIDNPRRSPKKFDFDAFLNTKTATIVMPTIAAILLFILWEIAVWALKIQPFNLPAPSKILEASIKFAPQLAENSLRTIWTTFAGFVLASLVGVILGFLIGYSKLIYLTFYPLLVAFNTIPKSALVPLLAVWFGANAIPAIVTAFLLAFFPIAVNVALGLETIEPEMKDVLHALGASDFEIFQKVGWPHTLPYVFASLKIAVSFSFIGAVIAESIASNAGLGYLIVQAASDFNVPLAFAALIALAILGVMLYALFVAIEKKVIYWAR; from the coding sequence ATGCAAGGAACTATAGACAATCCAAGGCGATCGCCTAAAAAGTTTGATTTTGATGCTTTTCTGAATACGAAAACTGCAACAATTGTCATGCCGACGATTGCCGCGATTTTGCTATTTATTCTGTGGGAAATTGCCGTATGGGCATTGAAAATTCAACCTTTTAATTTACCTGCCCCTTCTAAAATATTAGAGGCATCAATTAAATTTGCTCCGCAACTGGCGGAAAACTCACTCCGAACGATCTGGACTACCTTTGCAGGTTTTGTACTTGCCAGTTTAGTTGGGGTGATTTTAGGTTTTTTGATTGGTTATTCCAAGTTAATCTATCTAACCTTCTATCCATTACTAGTTGCCTTCAATACAATTCCCAAGTCAGCCTTAGTACCATTACTTGCCGTGTGGTTTGGAGCTAATGCGATTCCTGCGATCGTTACTGCCTTTTTGTTAGCATTTTTCCCGATCGCGGTTAATGTTGCCTTAGGACTAGAAACAATTGAGCCTGAGATGAAGGATGTTTTACATGCCTTAGGCGCATCGGATTTTGAAATTTTTCAAAAAGTAGGCTGGCCGCATACATTACCCTATGTATTTGCCTCTCTTAAAATTGCAGTTTCTTTTTCCTTCATCGGAGCTGTAATTGCTGAGTCGATCGCCTCGAATGCAGGTTTAGGTTATCTGATCGTACAGGCAGCATCGGATTTTAATGTGCCACTTGCCTTTGCTGCATTGATTGCCCTTGCGATTTTGGGTGTTATGCTCTACGCCCTATTTGTCGCCATAGAAAAGAAAGTGATCTATTGGGCAAGATAA
- a CDS encoding ABC transporter ATP-binding protein yields the protein MVQPLTSPDSATQSSSMPLLEFDHIGLEYPFGESIRRIIQEISLDIKAGEFVSFVGPSGCGKTSILRMVSGLSPTKIGELRCHGQAVTKPLKNVGIAFQNPVLLPWRRTIDNVLLPLEVVHPYKRDFKVNHARYVEMAQKLLQAVGLKDFQQQFPWQLSGGMRQRASLCRALIHQPEILLLDEPFGALDAFTREEMWVMLQNLWMEAKCVGILITHDLREAVFLSDTVYVMSPRPSEIAFKLKIDLPRPRTLEMCLSDEFAHLAAELRRHIHKN from the coding sequence ATGGTACAGCCTCTAACCTCTCCAGACTCTGCAACTCAGTCTTCTTCTATGCCCTTGCTAGAATTTGACCATATTGGGTTGGAATATCCCTTTGGTGAATCAATACGTCGGATTATTCAGGAAATCTCTCTCGACATCAAAGCGGGTGAATTTGTCTCCTTTGTCGGTCCCAGTGGATGTGGTAAAACCTCAATTTTACGAATGGTTTCGGGCTTGAGTCCAACTAAAATTGGTGAGTTGCGCTGTCATGGTCAAGCTGTTACCAAGCCTCTTAAAAATGTAGGTATTGCTTTCCAAAACCCTGTGCTGCTCCCTTGGCGACGCACTATTGATAATGTTTTACTGCCCTTAGAAGTAGTTCATCCCTACAAGCGTGACTTTAAAGTTAATCATGCTCGCTATGTGGAAATGGCTCAGAAACTATTGCAGGCTGTGGGCTTAAAGGATTTTCAGCAGCAATTTCCTTGGCAATTATCAGGGGGAATGCGCCAGAGAGCTTCTCTTTGTCGTGCTTTGATTCATCAGCCTGAGATTCTATTGTTAGATGAACCCTTTGGAGCGCTAGATGCCTTCACCCGTGAAGAAATGTGGGTGATGCTCCAAAATTTGTGGATGGAAGCTAAGTGTGTGGGTATTTTGATTACCCATGATTTACGTGAGGCTGTGTTTCTCTCAGACACTGTCTATGTGATGAGTCCTCGTCCTAGTGAGATTGCCTTCAAGTTGAAGATTGATCTACCTCGTCCACGTACTTTAGAAATGTGTCTCAGTGACGAATTTGCTCATCTCGCCGCCGAATTACGTCGCCATATTCATAAGAACTAA
- a CDS encoding ABC transporter substrate-binding protein, translating into MGHIFKKQLHRIFLFAVSTTVLAACNSAPPTSTGSSDKPATTTVSSQSGTPDKKAKQDIRVQLPFLKQSLDAPLIWAIEKGYFAEEGLNVSYERGFGNADTISKLGTGKYDMAFSDIYNAMEFNDKNPNDKIVAVAMYQNKAPFSIVTFKANGIKTPAELVGKKLGAPAGDGPRKLFPLFAKEVKIAPDSVTWDTMEPKLRETFLLQGKVDAVSGFYTSVVPSLIKGGKTMDDIQIFFYDEFGLDFYGNGILVKQDFMTKNPEAIKSFLKAYFRGMQEVVKDPTAALDLVVSTDQSKLMDRDAEKLRLKLAIERMYVTPEVEAAGFGGVDMKRLEKSITQTVEGFKLKPVTANDIFTDKFLPAKEQRMVPPASDRKPLL; encoded by the coding sequence ATGGGTCATATTTTCAAGAAACAGTTACACAGAATTTTTCTTTTTGCCGTTTCCACAACTGTACTTGCTGCTTGTAACTCTGCACCACCGACAAGTACAGGCTCTAGCGACAAGCCTGCCACAACCACGGTAAGCTCCCAATCAGGTACTCCTGACAAAAAAGCCAAGCAAGACATTCGTGTGCAGCTTCCCTTTTTAAAACAAAGTCTTGATGCGCCACTAATTTGGGCGATTGAGAAGGGATACTTCGCTGAAGAAGGCTTAAATGTTAGTTACGAGCGCGGTTTTGGCAACGCTGATACTATTAGTAAGCTCGGTACTGGTAAATATGACATGGCGTTCAGTGATATCTATAACGCGATGGAATTCAACGACAAGAATCCTAACGATAAGATTGTTGCTGTTGCCATGTATCAAAACAAAGCACCTTTTTCCATTGTTACATTTAAGGCAAATGGAATTAAGACCCCTGCGGAATTAGTGGGTAAGAAGCTAGGTGCGCCCGCAGGTGATGGACCTCGTAAACTCTTTCCACTTTTTGCCAAGGAGGTAAAGATAGCTCCTGATTCTGTGACTTGGGACACGATGGAACCAAAGTTGCGAGAGACTTTTTTATTACAGGGAAAGGTTGATGCAGTTAGTGGCTTCTATACTTCCGTTGTTCCATCGCTGATCAAGGGTGGTAAGACTATGGATGACATCCAAATCTTTTTCTATGATGAGTTTGGACTAGATTTCTACGGCAATGGCATCTTAGTCAAGCAAGATTTTATGACTAAAAATCCTGAAGCGATTAAGTCATTCCTTAAGGCCTATTTCCGAGGAATGCAGGAAGTGGTCAAAGATCCTACAGCAGCTTTAGATTTAGTGGTTTCGACCGATCAAAGTAAGTTAATGGATCGAGATGCGGAAAAACTACGTCTGAAATTGGCGATCGAACGGATGTATGTCACTCCAGAAGTTGAAGCGGCGGGCTTTGGCGGTGTTGACATGAAACGCCTAGAGAAGAGTATTACGCAGACTGTGGAAGGCTTTAAGCTGAAGCCTGTGACTGCAAATGATATTTTCACTGATAAGTTTTTACCCGCGAAAGAACAACGAATGGTTCCTCCAGCTAGCGATCGCAAACCATTACTTTAA
- a CDS encoding 8-oxoguanine deaminase: MSTVLVKNIHTLVTMDRDRRELHNAAIFVRDQVIEQVGLTHDLPQAADQVLDLQGRHMVLPGLVNTHHHFYQTLTKVVPAAQNCDLFNWLKTLYPIWANLTAEGVYVSAQMAAAELMLSGCTTASDHLYIYPNDCTLDDEIAAMKDMGMRFHASRGSMSVGESLGGLPPDALVEKETDILKDSQRLIEQYHDPERYAMLRMTLAPCSPFSVSTDLMRESAAMARSYTSVRLHTHLAENQSDVDYSLAKFGMTPDDYAESVGWVGDDVWHAHCVKLSDRAIAKFGRTGTGVAHCPCSNMRLASGIAPIRKMLNHGVPVGLGVDGSASNDIGNLMQEARTAFLLARVGSCDAQSMTARDILEVATLGGAKVLGRDDIGAIAPNMAADFIAINVDRPEFAGAHRDLVAALIFCPVSHVDYSFINGQMVVERGNLTTVDLPVLIERTNKLSLTML, from the coding sequence ATGAGTACAGTTCTCGTCAAAAATATTCATACCTTAGTGACGATGGATCGCGATCGCCGTGAGTTGCATAATGCTGCAATTTTTGTACGAGATCAGGTAATTGAACAGGTTGGGCTGACCCATGATTTACCTCAAGCAGCAGATCAAGTGCTTGATTTACAAGGGCGGCATATGGTCTTGCCGGGGTTAGTCAATACCCACCATCATTTCTATCAAACCCTAACGAAAGTTGTGCCTGCTGCTCAAAATTGTGATCTCTTCAATTGGCTGAAAACACTCTATCCAATTTGGGCAAATCTCACGGCTGAAGGTGTTTATGTGAGCGCTCAGATGGCCGCCGCCGAACTGATGCTCTCTGGTTGTACGACTGCTAGCGATCATCTCTATATCTATCCTAACGATTGCACCTTGGATGATGAAATTGCTGCTATGAAAGATATGGGAATGCGCTTTCATGCTAGTCGTGGCAGTATGAGCGTGGGTGAGAGTCTGGGCGGTTTACCTCCCGATGCGTTAGTAGAGAAGGAAACAGATATTCTCAAAGATTCGCAACGATTGATTGAGCAGTATCATGACCCTGAACGTTACGCGATGCTGCGAATGACCTTAGCGCCCTGTTCGCCATTTTCGGTTTCCACTGATCTCATGCGCGAATCCGCAGCTATGGCGCGATCCTATACCAGTGTGCGGCTGCATACCCATCTTGCTGAAAACCAATCCGATGTTGATTACAGCTTAGCGAAGTTTGGTATGACTCCCGATGATTATGCAGAATCCGTTGGTTGGGTTGGTGATGATGTTTGGCATGCCCATTGTGTGAAGTTGAGTGATCGGGCGATCGCCAAATTCGGGCGTACTGGTACTGGCGTGGCGCATTGTCCTTGTAGCAATATGCGTCTTGCTAGTGGGATTGCGCCGATTCGCAAAATGCTTAATCATGGTGTGCCTGTGGGGCTGGGAGTTGATGGCTCTGCTTCTAATGACATTGGGAATCTGATGCAGGAAGCTAGAACTGCTTTTCTATTGGCGAGGGTTGGCAGTTGTGATGCTCAGTCGATGACAGCAAGAGATATTCTCGAAGTTGCGACTCTAGGTGGTGCAAAGGTATTGGGGAGAGATGATATTGGCGCGATCGCTCCCAATATGGCGGCGGATTTCATTGCCATTAATGTTGATCGTCCAGAGTTCGCAGGCGCACATCGAGACTTAGTGGCAGCCTTGATCTTCTGTCCTGTTAGTCATGTGGACTATAGTTTTATCAATGGTCAGATGGTGGTTGAGCGAGGGAACTTAACTACCGTTGATCTACCTGTTTTGATAGAACGAACTAATAAACTATCCCTTACCATGCTGTAA